One Nostoc sp. UHCC 0302 DNA window includes the following coding sequences:
- a CDS encoding FAD-dependent oxidoreductase, producing the protein MAKPAILTVDDDPEVLQAVSRDLRHQYGDRFRIVRADSGITALEAVQQLKLRNEAVALFLVDQRMPQMGGVEFLEQAKGIFPDAKRALLTAYADTDAAIKSINSAKLDYYLLKPWNPPEERLYPVLDDLLDDWLAGFRPPFEGIRVIGNRWSPFSHQVKDFLARNQIPYKWLDIELEPDAEKLVEYAEADGRQQLPLVLFPDGSRLIQPSNLEIAAKIGLQTQAERPFYDLAIVGAGPAGLAAAVYGASEGLSTVLIEREAPGGQAGTSSRIENYLGFPVGLSGSDLARRGVTQARRFGVEILTPQVVTGVKLQDPYRVLQLADGSEISCHTLLVATGVSYRWLNIPGAEKLTGAGIYYGAAMTEAIACSNEEVYLVGGANSAGQAAMHFSKYASKVIMLVRGESLSSSMSQYLIDQIAATENIQVCTGCSVVEVKGDEHLEAIVIAHAKTGQIETVPARSLFIFIGATPKTDWLDGVIRRDTQGFIITGPDLMYNGKSPPGWRLERSPFLLEASVPGIFAAGDVRSGSIKRVASGVGEGSIAIQFVHRYLSNV; encoded by the coding sequence ATGGCAAAACCAGCAATTTTAACCGTCGATGATGATCCAGAAGTTTTGCAAGCGGTGTCACGAGACTTGCGGCATCAGTATGGCGATCGCTTCCGCATTGTCCGGGCAGATTCCGGTATTACCGCTCTGGAGGCGGTGCAGCAACTCAAATTACGCAATGAAGCAGTTGCTCTCTTCTTGGTTGATCAAAGAATGCCCCAAATGGGAGGTGTGGAGTTTCTTGAACAAGCAAAAGGCATCTTTCCTGATGCGAAACGGGCTTTGCTGACGGCGTATGCAGATACGGATGCTGCCATCAAGTCAATTAATAGTGCCAAACTTGATTATTACTTACTCAAACCCTGGAACCCACCAGAGGAGCGACTATATCCGGTTTTAGATGATTTGCTAGATGACTGGCTAGCTGGATTCCGCCCACCCTTTGAAGGTATTCGAGTCATTGGTAATCGCTGGTCGCCTTTCTCCCATCAGGTAAAAGACTTCCTGGCGCGTAACCAGATTCCATACAAGTGGTTAGATATTGAACTGGAGCCGGATGCAGAAAAATTAGTAGAATACGCAGAAGCTGATGGTAGACAGCAATTGCCCCTGGTGCTGTTTCCCGATGGTTCTCGATTAATCCAACCATCTAATTTAGAGATTGCCGCTAAAATTGGACTGCAAACCCAGGCAGAGCGCCCCTTCTATGATTTGGCGATCGTGGGTGCTGGCCCTGCTGGACTGGCAGCCGCCGTCTATGGTGCTTCTGAGGGATTGAGTACTGTCTTAATTGAGCGTGAAGCTCCCGGCGGACAAGCAGGCACGAGTTCACGCATTGAAAACTATCTGGGGTTTCCTGTTGGCTTGAGCGGCAGCGATTTGGCCAGGCGGGGGGTCACTCAGGCGCGGCGATTTGGGGTAGAAATTCTCACCCCTCAAGTAGTAACCGGAGTAAAGCTGCAAGATCCTTATCGGGTTCTACAATTGGCAGATGGCAGCGAGATTAGTTGCCATACACTCTTAGTTGCCACCGGCGTTTCCTACCGTTGGCTAAATATCCCAGGAGCCGAGAAGCTGACAGGGGCAGGAATTTATTACGGCGCTGCCATGACTGAGGCGATCGCCTGTAGCAATGAAGAGGTTTACTTGGTAGGCGGGGCAAATTCTGCCGGACAGGCCGCAATGCACTTTTCTAAGTATGCCAGCAAGGTGATCATGCTGGTGCGCGGTGAGTCACTTTCATCAAGTATGTCCCAATACTTGATTGACCAGATTGCAGCTACTGAAAATATCCAAGTTTGCACAGGTTGCAGCGTCGTGGAAGTCAAGGGAGATGAACATTTAGAAGCAATTGTGATTGCCCATGCCAAGACTGGACAAATCGAAACCGTGCCAGCGCGATCGCTTTTTATCTTCATCGGTGCTACCCCCAAAACTGATTGGCTAGATGGTGTTATTCGACGCGATACTCAAGGGTTTATCATCACGGGGCCGGACTTAATGTACAATGGCAAATCCCCTCCAGGTTGGCGTTTGGAACGCTCTCCTTTCTTACTAGAAGCCAGCGTTCCTGGTATCTTTGCAGCCGGAGATGTGCGCTCTGGGTCAATTAAGCGCGTGGCATCTGGTGTGGGTGAAGGTTCAATCGCCATTCAATTCGTTCACCGCTACCTGAGCAATGTTTAG
- a CDS encoding ATP-binding protein: MLCIEELINLDPFQRLPKEQLEWVCDRAQTVELRAGEVLVHEGDPGRGLFILVKGKMNLTRRTEGVEIPIGQHEAPSFFGEIPVLTDEPVPVTMRALTDCNLYEIKAEDFRKLLHECRDFERMVFRIMERRLRGLESFIRGREKMAALGTLAAGLAHELNNPASALVRTLEEMPAAILELQRMNLVYGQRNVEEAHTQDWLKLRDQGYDAILNNRLDPVTLSDRETVLLEWLEDYGVKQAWKLAEPLAEGGIETESLDQIMERWRNDETELREIGLHWLSLSFEVMSMIQHGLRGAERISELVQAMKSYSYLDQGVQQEVNLHQGLEDTLRLFAHKLKCGIQVQRNYDQHLPKILAYGSELNQVWTNLIDNAIDAMDGKGLLEITTGHCDRFAHIDIIDSGSGIPPEIQTRIFEPFFTTKSVGRGSGLGLETVRRIVENRHHGTLSFESQPGRTCFSICLPLTTQ; the protein is encoded by the coding sequence ATGTTGTGTATTGAAGAATTGATCAACTTAGACCCGTTTCAACGGCTTCCTAAAGAGCAATTGGAGTGGGTTTGCGATCGCGCCCAAACAGTTGAACTCCGTGCCGGAGAAGTGTTGGTGCATGAGGGAGACCCTGGACGCGGCTTATTTATCTTAGTCAAAGGTAAAATGAATCTTACCCGCCGCACTGAAGGAGTTGAAATTCCTATCGGGCAACACGAAGCCCCATCCTTTTTTGGTGAAATTCCAGTACTCACAGACGAACCTGTACCTGTGACAATGCGGGCATTGACAGATTGCAACCTCTACGAAATTAAGGCAGAGGACTTCCGTAAACTGCTGCATGAATGTCGCGATTTTGAGCGGATGGTCTTCCGCATTATGGAACGTCGGCTTCGCGGACTAGAGTCTTTTATTCGTGGGCGAGAAAAGATGGCAGCTTTAGGGACACTTGCCGCCGGTCTAGCTCATGAACTCAATAACCCAGCTTCAGCCCTTGTTCGGACTTTAGAGGAAATGCCAGCCGCCATCCTAGAGTTACAACGAATGAATTTAGTTTATGGGCAACGCAATGTTGAGGAAGCACATACTCAAGACTGGTTGAAACTGCGTGATCAGGGCTATGATGCGATTTTGAATAATCGCCTTGATCCGGTGACACTAAGCGATCGCGAAACCGTATTGCTAGAGTGGTTAGAAGATTATGGTGTGAAGCAGGCATGGAAATTAGCGGAACCTTTAGCGGAAGGCGGCATTGAGACCGAAAGCTTAGATCAAATCATGGAACGCTGGCGTAACGATGAGACTGAATTGCGAGAAATCGGTTTGCACTGGCTATCGCTCTCATTTGAAGTCATGTCGATGATTCAACATGGTTTGCGAGGAGCCGAAAGAATTTCCGAACTTGTGCAAGCGATGAAGTCATACTCTTACCTCGATCAAGGTGTTCAGCAAGAAGTAAATCTGCATCAAGGTTTAGAAGATACCTTGCGATTGTTTGCTCATAAACTCAAGTGCGGTATTCAAGTGCAACGCAATTATGATCAGCATCTTCCTAAAATCCTTGCCTATGGCAGTGAACTAAATCAGGTGTGGACAAACTTAATTGACAACGCCATTGATGCAATGGATGGTAAGGGACTGCTGGAAATTACAACTGGGCATTGCGATCGCTTTGCCCACATTGATATCATCGACTCTGGCAGTGGAATTCCACCTGAAATTCAAACGCGCATTTTTGAACCCTTCTTCACCACTAAATCAGTGGGGCGTGGTTCAGGACTTGGTTTGGAAACCGTTCGCCGGATTGTAGAAAATCGCCATCACGGTACGCTCTCATTTGAGTCGCAGCCAGGCAGAACTTGTTTCAGCATCTGCTTGCCCTTGACAACTCAATAG
- a CDS encoding NAD(P)-binding protein has product MFETLKPKKIAILGGGIASLTTAYELTNQPGWNSLDEITIYQTGWRLGGKCATGRNVKLHKPDHEPDYRIEEHGLHIFFGFYENAFRLLKECYDESGGNGPFSTIEDAFKPHNLIVLEEYINQNWINLPFDFPANTLVPWQGGGISSLWENIYTTLKFVIQIYTEIGYGQLQKPANFVEVISQQIALGKEVIEFLLEGSILQFPDQLIQLLLKEPSRWETWFKNINQDIKTALENLDFTSDAVFLNFACNLAQLLPQNTKTHRREHHQLILKLIDRFTERLNQQREPSDEQNAYTGWRLTLIDLALANIRGLFVDDVIQYRSLDILDEYDYRDWLLKHGARKKSVDSAFIRVLYDLVYGFLDGNINKPRLAAGTAIRILMTILFQYNGAIMWKMQAGMGETVITPLYQVLKERGVKFKFFHVVKQLHLDEDQKSIASITIARQVNLKNPAQEYQPLINVKGLLCWPNQPLYDQIVDEEAKTLQEQNIDLESHWTPWQDVEEITLSAKNDDFDIVVLGIPIAGLPSICDQLIHAEKNPAHQQWQNMVTNVKTVTTQGGQIWLKPTLSQLGWKLSSPVLGAYVEPLDVYADMSELLQRENWPAEHYPYNVAYFTGVIADPGIPPSSEYTFPAQQQKKIESEAIAFLKTQIGHLWPNATLQENPQGLNWELLVDLKNRQGAERFDAQYWRVNIDPSERYVLSVPGSTKYRLKTDESGFNNLYLTGDWINNGYNSGCVEATVMSAMQTARAILQQCFRIKYTKEIIGEWDSWI; this is encoded by the coding sequence GTGTTTGAAACATTGAAGCCGAAAAAAATTGCTATTTTGGGAGGAGGAATAGCATCTTTGACTACAGCTTATGAATTAACAAACCAGCCAGGATGGAATAGTCTTGATGAAATCACTATTTATCAGACAGGTTGGCGTTTAGGCGGAAAGTGTGCAACGGGACGTAATGTTAAACTCCATAAACCTGATCATGAGCCTGACTACCGAATTGAAGAACATGGGTTGCACATTTTTTTTGGATTCTACGAAAATGCCTTCCGTTTGCTTAAAGAATGCTATGACGAATCGGGAGGAAACGGGCCATTCAGCACTATAGAAGATGCTTTTAAGCCCCATAATCTGATTGTTCTGGAAGAATACATCAATCAGAATTGGATAAATTTGCCCTTTGATTTTCCGGCTAATACCCTAGTGCCGTGGCAAGGCGGTGGTATTTCTTCACTCTGGGAGAACATCTACACAACTCTTAAATTTGTTATTCAAATTTATACAGAAATCGGCTATGGCCAATTACAGAAACCTGCAAACTTCGTAGAAGTTATTAGTCAACAGATAGCACTTGGTAAAGAGGTTATAGAATTCCTTTTAGAGGGGAGCATCTTACAGTTTCCTGACCAATTGATTCAGTTATTGCTGAAAGAACCTAGCCGTTGGGAAACATGGTTCAAGAACATAAATCAGGACATCAAAACAGCCTTGGAAAATCTTGATTTTACTTCTGATGCAGTGTTTCTGAATTTTGCTTGTAACCTAGCTCAATTACTTCCCCAAAATACCAAAACTCACAGACGTGAACATCACCAACTCATTCTCAAGCTTATAGACCGATTTACAGAGCGCTTGAACCAACAACGAGAACCTAGCGATGAGCAAAATGCTTATACTGGTTGGCGCTTGACATTAATCGACCTTGCACTAGCAAACATCCGGGGTCTATTTGTGGATGATGTAATTCAATATCGTTCCTTGGATATTTTAGATGAGTATGACTATAGGGACTGGCTACTGAAACATGGTGCGCGGAAAAAAAGCGTCGATTCAGCGTTTATTCGAGTTTTGTACGATCTCGTTTATGGGTTTTTAGACGGCAATATTAACAAGCCTCGATTAGCGGCAGGAACAGCTATCCGCATTCTCATGACCATCCTTTTCCAGTACAACGGTGCGATTATGTGGAAAATGCAAGCTGGAATGGGTGAGACTGTGATCACTCCGTTATATCAAGTGCTGAAGGAGCGAGGTGTTAAATTTAAATTCTTTCATGTCGTTAAGCAGTTACACCTGGACGAAGATCAGAAATCCATTGCCAGTATTACAATAGCTCGCCAAGTTAATTTAAAAAATCCAGCGCAGGAATATCAACCGTTAATCAACGTTAAAGGCTTGCTTTGTTGGCCAAACCAGCCTCTCTACGACCAAATTGTGGACGAAGAGGCTAAAACTCTTCAAGAACAAAATATTGACCTAGAGTCACATTGGACACCGTGGCAGGATGTAGAAGAAATTACTCTAAGCGCCAAAAATGACGATTTTGATATCGTAGTGCTTGGCATACCCATAGCTGGTTTACCTTCTATCTGTGATCAACTAATCCATGCCGAGAAAAATCCGGCTCATCAACAATGGCAAAATATGGTGACTAACGTCAAGACAGTAACCACTCAAGGCGGACAGATATGGCTCAAGCCTACTCTGTCACAACTGGGATGGAAACTGTCTAGTCCAGTATTAGGAGCTTATGTTGAGCCGCTTGATGTCTATGCAGATATGAGCGAGTTGCTTCAGCGAGAAAACTGGCCTGCTGAACATTATCCTTATAACGTTGCCTATTTTACTGGAGTGATTGCAGACCCAGGGATTCCTCCTAGTAGTGAGTATACTTTTCCAGCGCAACAACAGAAAAAAATAGAGTCAGAAGCGATCGCTTTCCTTAAAACTCAGATTGGACATCTTTGGCCTAATGCAACTCTCCAAGAAAACCCCCAAGGCTTGAATTGGGAGTTACTAGTAGATTTGAAAAACCGTCAAGGAGCCGAACGTTTTGATGCTCAATACTGGCGCGTTAATATCGACCCTTCAGAGCGCTATGTGCTTTCTGTACCTGGAAGTACTAAGTATCGTCTCAAGACTGATGAATCTGGGTTTAATAATCTTTACTTAACAGGTGATTGGATTAACAACGGTTACAATTCTGGCTGCGTTGAAGCAACTGTAATGTCAGCGATGCAAACGGCGCGAGCAATTTTACAGCAATGCTTTCGCATCAAGTATACAAAAGAAATTATTGGTGAATGGGATTCTTGGATCTAA
- a CDS encoding AAA family ATPase: MISLSNYQIIELIYDETTTAVYRAIRNQDGKLVVVKFLKREYYEVKNAARLKNEYELIKNLEIKGVVKAYSLEKTNNSLALILENFNGLPLSNIIKSQKINLIDFLKVGIEITQALGELHQNHIIHKDIKPQNILANLETHQVKIIDFSISSLLSKEKPKLSNPDLLEGTIAYMSPEQTGRMNRSLDYRTDFYSLGATFYEMLTGSLPFNVTDPMELVHCHIAKQPVSVDYLMPEIPEVISAIVMKLLSKTAEDRYQSAFGLKADLEKCLNQLEENTQVSSFQIGQQDQSSQLQIPEKLYGREVETEILLNAFEKINQGKKELVLVAGYSGIGKSALVNEIHKSVIQKKGYFITGKFEQFKRNIPYASLIQALQELTRQLLTESEAQLATWREKILVSLAPNAQIIIDVIPEVELIIGKQLAVPQLETTESQNRFNLVFQKFINVFAQKECPLVLFLDDLQWADLASLKLIQLLATDPDSQYLLIIGAYRDNEVNIKHPLILILQEMEKNQVTLNKIICQPLKITDVDQLIIDTFKCDVERAKPLSRLIFNKTGGNPFFITQLINFIYQENLLSFNFSIGRWQWEIEEIIDIGITDNVVELMIGKIQKLQHNTQNVLKLAACIGNRFNLDILSVINEKSPKTTAFELWEALKNGLILPLDDAYKLPQLLDEVNHFVVDYKFLHDRVQQAAYALIPDEQKKQVHLKIGRLLLKNLDQSLLEEKIFDVVNQLNIGAELVVSQEERYSLAQLNLMMGRKAKDSAAYESAVKFFRIGLDMLAYDSWHKDYELTLSLHVETIEAEYLNTNFEQAEELFDSVILHSKNVLDRLKIYEKKIQFYISQNRMREALDMNLQVIDMLGVSLSTAPPDNLIIEELAYLPEMTDANKLAAMKMLRTALPPAYFAEPTLVPLISFTLVNLCLQYGNSSLSSHAYASYGLVLCGYLQDIESGYQFGKLSLKVLDQFDVKELKCKVYGLFNIFVRHWKEHIQETIEPLQDGLQHALEVGDIEYAGYNGILACWHSFFAGENIELLENRIQPYINLAYKIKQDHFIFSMQILHQLILDLGSELKNYGYLESESFNGLMMQKIAGNNTATFFAYGAKAIVHYFLKNYIQSVENAKSAQKYEAAVAGTVHLAQYIFYESLALLALYLNRVSEPITNTQSEFKEVLEQVEINQTKLKKWAFHAPVNYQHKYDLVEAEKAQFLGQTVVAMEYYDRAIQGAANSGYIQEEALAYERAAEFYLSLGRNEFASLYMTKAHGGYVRWGAIAKVQDLELRYPELIVKVSTKEQVEFTKTNIASTTSAKVSGLDLITVTKASQALSEEILLGNLLEKLMKIVIENAGAQSGFLILVKEGKLFIEAKAVVDRDELIVGQSILVETSQQLPISVINYVERTREDVVLENATSDVRFATDPYIAKSQLKSMLCTSIIHQGQLIGILYLENNLILGAFTPYRLQILKILSSQAAISLENARLYTHLEEKITERTKELNEKNFRLEQTLHELKLTQSQLIQTEKMSSLGQMVAGVAHEINNPVNFIHGNLSHIDDYTKLLLNLINIYQKSYPNTTPEVDKFLADIDFNFLKEDIPKTLSSMKIGTQRIREIVLTLRNFSRLDEADIKLVNIHEGIDSTLLILQNHFQAKSGLPAIKIIKDYGELPKVECYAGLLNQVFMNILINGIDALNNFNKETITISNNYQSTVTICTKLVNSDWVAISIKDNGVGISNSVKQRLFDPFFTTKPVGQGTGLGLSISYQIIVEQHHGKIECISELGKGAEFVIEIPIRQK, from the coding sequence ATGATTAGCTTATCTAACTACCAGATTATAGAACTAATTTATGATGAAACAACTACTGCTGTTTATCGTGCCATCAGAAATCAGGATGGTAAGTTAGTAGTTGTTAAGTTTTTAAAGAGAGAATATTATGAAGTTAAAAATGCTGCCAGATTAAAGAATGAGTATGAGCTAATTAAAAATCTAGAGATTAAAGGAGTTGTTAAGGCTTACAGCCTAGAAAAAACTAACAATAGTTTGGCTTTAATTTTAGAAAATTTTAATGGCTTACCGCTTTCCAATATTATTAAATCTCAAAAAATTAACTTAATAGATTTTCTAAAAGTAGGAATTGAAATTACCCAAGCTTTAGGTGAGTTGCATCAAAATCACATTATTCATAAAGATATTAAACCACAAAATATTCTAGCTAACTTAGAAACTCATCAAGTTAAAATTATTGATTTTTCTATTTCGTCTCTTCTTTCCAAAGAGAAACCTAAACTCAGTAATCCTGATTTACTTGAGGGAACTATAGCCTATATGTCCCCAGAGCAAACAGGACGGATGAATCGCTCACTTGACTATCGCACAGACTTCTATTCTCTGGGAGCCACCTTTTATGAAATGCTCACAGGAAGCCTGCCTTTTAATGTCACTGATCCGATGGAATTAGTGCATTGTCATATTGCCAAACAGCCAGTCTCAGTAGATTATTTAATGCCAGAAATTCCTGAAGTAATTTCTGCAATTGTCATGAAGTTACTCAGCAAGACTGCTGAAGATAGATACCAAAGTGCTTTTGGGCTTAAAGCTGACCTAGAAAAATGTCTCAATCAGTTAGAGGAAAATACTCAAGTATCTAGCTTTCAGATTGGTCAGCAGGATCAATCAAGCCAATTGCAAATTCCAGAGAAACTCTATGGTCGAGAGGTAGAAACAGAAATTTTACTAAATGCTTTTGAAAAAATCAATCAGGGTAAAAAAGAGTTAGTATTGGTTGCTGGTTATTCAGGCATTGGTAAGTCGGCATTGGTGAATGAAATTCATAAGTCTGTTATCCAAAAAAAAGGCTATTTCATTACAGGTAAATTCGAACAGTTTAAGCGGAATATTCCTTATGCTTCTCTAATTCAAGCTCTTCAAGAATTGACACGGCAATTACTGACAGAAAGCGAAGCACAGCTAGCTACTTGGAGAGAAAAAATACTAGTGTCTTTGGCTCCTAATGCTCAAATCATTATTGATGTCATTCCTGAAGTGGAACTGATTATTGGTAAGCAACTAGCAGTCCCACAATTAGAAACAACAGAATCTCAAAATCGATTTAATTTAGTTTTTCAAAAATTCATAAATGTTTTCGCTCAAAAAGAATGCCCATTGGTTCTTTTTTTAGATGATTTGCAATGGGCAGATTTAGCTTCGCTCAAACTGATTCAGCTATTAGCTACAGATCCCGACAGTCAATATCTATTAATAATTGGAGCATACCGAGATAACGAGGTTAATATCAAGCATCCATTAATATTGATTTTACAAGAGATGGAGAAAAATCAGGTAACTCTCAATAAAATTATATGCCAACCTCTTAAAATTACCGATGTAGATCAATTAATTATTGATACTTTTAAATGTGATGTGGAAAGAGCTAAGCCTTTATCAAGGCTCATTTTTAATAAAACTGGTGGTAATCCATTTTTTATAACTCAGCTTATCAACTTTATTTATCAGGAAAATCTGCTGTCATTTAACTTTAGTATAGGTCGTTGGCAGTGGGAAATCGAAGAAATTATTGATATAGGAATTACCGATAATGTTGTTGAATTAATGATTGGTAAAATCCAAAAGTTACAACATAATACTCAAAATGTTTTAAAGTTAGCTGCTTGCATTGGTAATCGTTTTAATTTAGATATCCTCTCTGTAATTAACGAAAAATCTCCGAAAACTACAGCATTTGAACTTTGGGAAGCACTTAAAAATGGTTTGATTTTACCTTTAGATGATGCTTATAAACTACCACAGCTTTTAGATGAGGTAAATCATTTTGTAGTTGATTATAAATTTCTGCATGACAGAGTACAGCAAGCAGCTTATGCTTTGATTCCTGACGAGCAAAAAAAGCAAGTTCATTTAAAAATTGGTAGGCTACTTTTAAAAAATCTAGACCAAAGTTTACTAGAAGAAAAAATATTTGATGTTGTTAATCAGTTAAATATCGGTGCGGAATTAGTTGTCTCACAAGAAGAAAGATATAGCCTGGCACAATTAAATCTCATGATGGGACGTAAAGCTAAGGATTCAGCTGCTTATGAATCTGCCGTAAAATTTTTTAGGATTGGTTTAGATATGCTGGCATATGATAGCTGGCATAAGGATTATGAATTGACCCTTTCTCTTCATGTAGAAACAATAGAAGCGGAATATTTAAATACAAATTTTGAGCAGGCTGAAGAACTTTTTGATAGTGTTATCCTACACAGCAAAAATGTTCTAGATAGACTGAAAATATACGAGAAGAAAATTCAGTTTTATATTTCTCAGAATAGGATGCGAGAAGCATTAGATATGAATTTACAAGTTATCGATATGCTGGGAGTGTCTTTATCAACAGCTCCACCAGATAATTTGATAATTGAAGAGTTAGCCTATTTGCCAGAAATGACTGATGCTAATAAGCTTGCTGCCATGAAGATGTTGAGAACAGCGTTACCTCCTGCTTATTTTGCTGAACCTACACTCGTCCCATTAATTTCTTTTACATTAGTCAATCTTTGTCTCCAATACGGAAATTCATCTTTGTCATCCCATGCTTATGCTTCTTACGGATTAGTCTTATGTGGTTATCTTCAGGATATTGAATCAGGATATCAATTTGGTAAGTTGTCTTTAAAAGTATTAGATCAGTTCGATGTTAAAGAGCTAAAGTGTAAAGTTTACGGGCTATTTAATATCTTTGTTCGGCACTGGAAAGAGCATATTCAAGAAACGATAGAACCTCTCCAAGATGGTCTTCAACACGCTCTAGAGGTCGGAGATATTGAGTATGCAGGGTACAATGGGATATTAGCTTGTTGGCATTCTTTCTTTGCTGGAGAAAATATAGAACTTCTTGAGAATAGAATACAACCCTACATAAACTTAGCATATAAAATTAAACAAGACCATTTTATTTTCAGTATGCAAATCTTGCACCAATTGATTTTGGATCTAGGTTCAGAACTAAAAAATTATGGTTATCTAGAAAGCGAAAGTTTCAATGGATTAATGATGCAAAAAATTGCTGGAAATAATACAGCAACTTTTTTCGCATATGGAGCAAAAGCTATTGTTCACTATTTTTTAAAAAATTATATTCAATCTGTTGAAAATGCTAAGTCAGCTCAAAAATATGAAGCCGCAGTAGCCGGAACTGTTCATTTAGCTCAATATATTTTTTATGAATCTCTGGCTCTGCTTGCACTTTATCTAAATCGGGTTTCTGAGCCAATTACAAATACTCAGAGTGAATTCAAAGAAGTGCTAGAACAAGTAGAAATAAATCAGACAAAATTGAAGAAATGGGCTTTTCATGCTCCAGTCAATTATCAGCATAAATATGACCTTGTAGAAGCAGAAAAAGCGCAGTTTTTGGGGCAAACTGTAGTTGCGATGGAATATTACGATAGGGCAATTCAGGGCGCAGCTAATTCTGGTTATATTCAAGAAGAGGCACTAGCTTATGAACGAGCAGCAGAATTTTATTTGAGTTTGGGAAGAAATGAATTTGCTTCATTATACATGACAAAGGCGCACGGCGGTTATGTTCGCTGGGGAGCGATCGCCAAGGTTCAAGATTTAGAATTGAGATATCCAGAGTTAATTGTAAAAGTATCAACAAAAGAGCAAGTAGAATTTACAAAAACTAATATAGCTTCTACTACTAGCGCTAAAGTTAGTGGACTGGATTTGATCACAGTTACTAAAGCATCACAAGCTTTGTCTGAAGAAATATTACTTGGCAATTTATTAGAAAAACTCATGAAAATTGTGATTGAGAATGCTGGCGCTCAATCTGGTTTTCTAATCCTAGTAAAGGAAGGTAAGCTGTTCATCGAAGCTAAAGCAGTTGTAGATAGAGATGAGTTGATAGTAGGTCAATCAATACTAGTTGAAACTAGTCAGCAGTTGCCTATATCCGTCATCAATTATGTGGAAAGAACTAGAGAAGATGTAGTTCTAGAAAATGCAACTTCTGATGTCAGGTTTGCAACAGATCCTTATATTGCTAAAAGTCAACTTAAGTCAATGTTATGTACGTCTATTATTCATCAAGGCCAGCTCATTGGTATACTTTACTTAGAAAATAATCTTATTTTAGGAGCGTTCACTCCTTATAGGTTGCAAATATTAAAAATTCTGTCTTCCCAAGCAGCTATTTCCCTAGAGAATGCCAGACTTTACACGCATTTAGAAGAAAAAATTACAGAAAGAACTAAAGAATTAAACGAGAAAAACTTCCGGTTAGAACAAACACTCCATGAACTAAAACTTACACAGTCACAACTTATTCAAACAGAAAAAATGTCTAGTTTGGGGCAAATGGTTGCTGGTGTTGCTCATGAGATTAATAACCCTGTTAACTTTATTCACGGTAACCTTTCTCACATTGATGATTACACTAAATTGTTACTAAATTTAATTAATATTTACCAAAAAAGTTATCCTAATACAACGCCAGAGGTTGATAAATTTTTAGCAGATATTGACTTTAATTTTTTAAAAGAAGACATACCTAAAACTTTATCTTCTATGAAAATTGGTACACAGCGTATTCGTGAGATTGTGCTGACACTACGTAACTTCTCTCGTCTAGATGAAGCTGATATAAAACTTGTCAATATTCATGAGGGAATTGATAGCACTCTCTTAATTTTGCAGAATCATTTCCAAGCTAAGTCTGGGCTACCTGCAATTAAAATTATTAAAGATTACGGCGAGTTGCCAAAAGTAGAATGTTACGCAGGACTATTAAATCAGGTATTTATGAATATCTTAATTAATGGTATTGATGCCCTAAACAATTTCAACAAAGAAACCATCACAATAAGCAACAACTATCAAAGCACAGTTACAATTTGCACTAAATTAGTGAATTCTGATTGGGTAGCTATATCCATTAAAGATAATGGGGTAGGGATAAGCAATAGTGTTAAACAAAGACTATTCGATCCCTTTTTTACAACTAAACCAGTGGGACAAGGTACTGGTTTAGGATTATCAATCAGTTATCAAATTATTGTAGAGCAACATCACGGTAAGATTGAGTGTATTTCTGAACTAGGAAAAGGGGCAGAGTTTGTGATTGAAATTCCCATCCGGCAGAAATGA